In the Diorhabda sublineata isolate icDioSubl1.1 chromosome 10, icDioSubl1.1, whole genome shotgun sequence genome, GACGTTGATATTTTCTGCAAATCTTTGGTGAAATTTTGCACCGAAGTACCCAAACTTTGTGGTTCTATTTTGGGTAAATTGCTCAACAACAATTTTTCCGCATATTCatgtaaatatttctgaaaAGTTTTAGTGAGATTCAACATAGTTTGACCATTATCCAGTTGATTACATTGTATCATACTCTTCTTATAAAATACAAACAGATCAGGACAACTGGGTAATATGGAAGCTTGTGTTTCGGTCGCTTCTGTAGGTTTACTTTGTTTCTGATCCAAAACGAAACGTTCAATCAAATCAGCCAGATTTCTATCTACACTTTCGATGTAGATTTCTAAATGGGGGATGAAACATctacctaaaaataaaagatttttttcattcataaaaagCACTAATAATATAAGCCAGGTACAAGGAAAACTATCAAAAGCTATTTTCTGGCAGTCAAAACAGTCTTATTCTTGATCAATTGAggtaaataatcaattaatgaCACTTTTAGACAAAAAGGTGATTatggaaagtatttttttttattagtataatatTTGATGCATATTTCACTGTAGATATGCcataatgatatttcatttattttatttttcaaattatttactcaTATGTTCTTTGTTTCATCTTAACTTATGTTTCTTATGGTTAGAGGTTGTTGAAGACCGGCACATGTTTCCTCGCAAGTTCTTCATTTCTGCTGGTGCTGGCTACCTGAACTGGCAGACTTCTGTTCCTATAATCTCATGCTTCATGTTTTCCAAATTGAACAATATTGAACACCAGCTGTAGTCCTCCAACATATGTTTATCTCACTCTTTGTTTCTTGAGGTTAGACAATGTTGAAGACCATTTTGTGTTGACTTGCACTGTCTTTTTCTGCTGTTGTTACTACCACTAGGTTTTTCTTAGAACTATTTGACTATATATTCTGTTAATGCCAGTTAACTCAACATAAATGAAGTCTAATTCCCTATCTTCGCCTCTAACTTGATCTTTCTTATGATTAGAGAATGTTGAAGACTAGCTCATGTTTCCTCGCAAGCTCTTTATTACTGCTGAAGCTGGCTACTTGCTACCTGACCTGGAAGTATCTTTTGCTTCATGGTTTTCAAGTTTAACAATATTGAGGATCAGTTCTAGTCCTCTAATACCTGTTTTACTTTCACTTTGTTTCTTGAGGTTAGAATATGTGTCAGTACTACTAGATTTTCCATAGAACtatatttcactgttgataaaTACTTGATTTAGTTGGTTTTCTTTGAATTTGTTAAATCATCTTAAGAAAAAAATCCCGAGTCTCCAATTGTTGAAATCATTTCACTACTAGATTATGATATTAATAATCTGTTCGTTTAGGACATATCTATAAAGACCacagttttttacaaaatatttacaacaatGTTCAAATACAGaagttattcaaaataaaaaattgtatgagtTCATAAGTAAGTCACCCAAAAACTTatcaaatgaatataatttcaaCTCTATTTACCTATAAGTCCGTGGAATGCAGATGAATTAATATCCTCAATTTTACCATAATCGTTATGTTTATTGTCATCCCCGTTATCTTTAGAAGCATCACTATTTTCATTCAATGTGATACCGGTGAATCTCCTAGCTAAAAGTCCTTCGAATGCAGAAGTTTTTTGAATGGCATAAAGTAACAGTTTCACATCTATTTCATTCTTTCTCTTCACCATAATTTTCGATAAGGCTTCTCTGGTATCATGACAAAATTGAACAGCTATTCTCTCTGATACTTCCCAATTTTGTGGAAACATATTACCTAATCTATCTTCAAATTCcaataaatgtttctttatCCAAGAATATCTTTTGTCTATTTTATCTAACCAAGCTGTATCTTCGGTTTCTTGGAACAAGTGACTGTATTCTTGTAACTGTACATTCACAAACCATTTTAGTAATTCCTTTTTCACTTTGGGATCCAATATCGAGAGCACCAAACATGCCTGAGCTAGTTGTTTGTTTGGAATAGCAGTTTTTGTATTTGAACCTACGAAACTAATTATTATAGAaactttgagaaatatataagataatGCTATCAAGCAGATTGTGTAACTTACCAGAAAATGCCTCTTTAAAGTCGTGTGTTATCTGTTCTGCTAATTCAAAGTGTATAGATTTGACTTGATCACTCAAACTctttatttgtggtatattgGAATAGTTCTCAAAATGTGTCATAACTTCACTTATAGCTTGTAGTGGTAGCACTATTTCACCATACAATCTCCTCTGTGTGAGAGATTTCAGTGTATCAACCCCCCCAACTAACATGTGTAAATGATTCAGAGTGGTTATAGCCAGGGTTAAATTTCTTTTCGCAGAATCAAGTTGTTTTATATCTCTTGTTATTTCACGGACCATTTCTTCAGATTTTTCCGCTTGTTCCTTAATGTCAGTAATATGTGCAAAAAGTTGTTTGATGACCTAAAAACTCTCAAATATAATTCCTACATTGTGGGAAGTTCATCAACCATTTCATCAgcattattcaaatattttttagatgatCTAGTACACAAACCTTAGTATAGTGTATAACTCAtgtagaaaatttgatatttcgcaCAAGTGTGACGAGATGATAAACTAAAAGATGCAAACTATTTCAACCCTAGTTTATCACCTTGtcaaatttgtatgaaataccAATTTTTCCGCACTATTTTCACAAAACTAATTTCCTAtaccaaacaaaaattttttatttaattattatgaatGTTAAAACTAATGTTTCAACAACAATATACACTagaaaaatatgagtttttacAATTTGGAAATGATAAATTTACTCccaaatttatgaatataataattccattgaaaatattaaaactatatCTAAGAGATAATCTAGAATCTACTAAGCAcctaaaataagaaaaaatttaataagatttgctttcataataaattttttaagtaaaacttacaaagaaattaaaaataaactactATGTTCAAGCTAGACAAAGAATGATAAGATTGCTTCAAAGTGAACTCggaattcatttaaatttatacaaGTCTTTAAACgcattaaaaaaagttatggtACAAAGTATAAcactaaatttatatataagtaaattattatgtttaaaCAAACCTTTTGTGCTTCTTCTAAAGCTTGTCTTCCTTCTTCACTTGCTGTTATTTGACTACGAACGACAGTACTTATTTCATTATCTAtcgaacttattttattttcaactttaaataCAACTTCGTCTATATTTGATAATGATTGTTCAGttggaaataatgaattaatataaTCGATGCTGTTAAAATCAGGTTCATCTAGAGGATCTTTACTAGGAAATACCTTCAAATAAGGgtaattttgatttgttcttACTAAAATGACGGAAACTAAGTTACCTCTTCAATTGCTTTTTGAACTATAGGAGGAAAAGTGATAAATAGATTTTCatcatcaatttcttcttcaatatccatgtttgtaaatatttgtgaCTAAACTATGAACTACCGAAAACGTCACAATATactataacctaaaaaaatgaTACTCTTCTTCTTCAATTAAATATTCTGGTGGACCAATATTACATATAATGATAAGATCATagaatgttaattatttattatcgatTCGATAAATATACCAAGGGAGCCAAAGCATACTATTAACATAAAAGAagctttcattattttatgaattctaTTAATATAAGATCCTATTTTCGTAATGTAGCCATACAACTATCGATAATATGGCTTaggattaaataaatttattaatggaAGAGTATTGTAAACTTATTAAAAACTACTTATTCTCCACCCATCCCGAAAgcaaaaaatatctagaaataaaaatagatattgatAATTTAACATCAAGTACTGTATGGAGTTCATGTTTGTGAGCCTGTGCAATTGCCTTGATTTTTTACGGAAATGCTTTGCGGGATGGATTGTATTGTTTCAGTCCCACGGACGTGATATCACGTTAAtacataaaattgataaaagtgtCGTAAGACTCAGAATCAAGtaaattcctcaaaaaatagcATCGTGGAGTGGTGTTCAAGCAATTAACATATAACCCTGACATAATTCTTTATTAAGGAATTTAAGGAAAATAAGTTTAACCAGACTAAGGGACGAGAAGAATTATTGGGCTCAAAATGCTAAATGCGGCCCTGATTACATTATATGTTTTTCGGcaaatttttgttacataataCTCGTTCATACTTATCGAAGCACCCTCGTATTATTAGAGCTTACTTATGGTTTTGATTCTAATTAATTAGTGTTCTATATTTTAATTGTATCATCGTCAgtttactatttattcaaatactgtTTGAGATTTccgttttatttatacattacaTTTCTGGTAGGAAGTTCTAAGCTATATAGCAGGAAGAGCGTGGTTATATAGCTCACAGTGTATTTTTACAATCATTGCCTAACCagtttaaaattgtatttagaTTCTTTGATTATTCATTAGAATTATTGAGAAAACATTGTATCTTAATCTTAcgattgaaattgatattttcattgcaGATTGATATCTTTATAacattacattttttgtttacccgaaaattttagatataaaatacaCGTCCGTATTTATCGAATCACCCTCGTACAATCACACTTAACATATTGCTTTGATTTTGATTGATTAATGAACCCTACTATATTTTAATTGTATGTGCACGATTTTTGAATCATAGTTTTCagattttccttttattatgaAATCCGATTTTCTAAATACATTTCTGGTTGAAAGGTATTGGAAATTGGAGCTATATTCTACGAAGAGTGTGGCTATATACCTAACAGAATGCTTTTATAAGGATGCAAAATGCATAACTATTTTAAAATAGATCGATCATATTTAGATTGAGAATAAGGAACAtcaatttattgagaaaacaattaattttaacctgataataaaataatcaaaattcattcTAATTTTTTGCGTTATGCACAGATTTGAAGTTCAATGTTCTCAATGCCCAGAGTTGCCAAAATGCTGTGACGCTCTTTTGCGCAACCGCCCTGTCGATTCTCTTTGTTTGTcgtttcatttgaaatatcCGTTATTAGAGCTTGGATTCTTTCACTGATGCTGTTTGGTCATTCATCGACTGGAAGGTAGAGTGTAACAAGCTTGTGAGCCGGTTGTCATAAACAGAAGCCAAGCCAAGCTTTCTATATCaatatacaaaacaaatttgttttctaCACTTGTGGTGAATTAAAagtaagaataatttatttgttatttgtttatattcactacttacatattttttaatattctaatttactcttaaattaaaacaaatattgatttattataatttattattattaacgagtaatttaaactaaagtttgtgaatatttgtttttttaattatattattaattaattgtgcatattttgttttcagtATTCAAAATGTCTGATGAAGAGGTACAAACTACCAAAAAAGGACG is a window encoding:
- the LOC130449684 gene encoding vacuolar protein sorting-associated protein 53 homolog; this encodes MDIEEEIDDENLFITFPPIVQKAIEEVFPSKDPLDEPDFNSIDYINSLFPTEQSLSNIDEVVFKVENKISSIDNEISTVVRSQITASEEGRQALEEAQKVIKQLFAHITDIKEQAEKSEEMVREITRDIKQLDSAKRNLTLAITTLNHLHMLVGGVDTLKSLTQRRLYGEIVLPLQAISEVMTHFENYSNIPQIKSLSDQVKSIHFELAEQITHDFKEAFSGSNTKTAIPNKQLAQACLVLSILDPKVKKELLKWFVNVQLQEYSHLFQETEDTAWLDKIDKRYSWIKKHLLEFEDRLGNMFPQNWEVSERIAVQFCHDTREALSKIMVKRKNEIDVKLLLYAIQKTSAFEGLLARRFTGITLNENSDASKDNGDDNKHNDYGKIEDINSSAFHGLIGRCFIPHLEIYIESVDRNLADLIERFVLDQKQSKPTEATETQASILPSCPDLFVFYKKSMIQCNQLDNGQTMLNLTKTFQKYLHEYAEKLLLSNLPKIEPQSLGTSVQNFTKDLQKISTSGLIQNFSSLLKEGELTRFSKEEQTKICYILTTAEYCLETTQQLQDKLKEKIVPSMADQVDLTKEQDNFHKVISNCIQLLVQDLENSCEPALTAMSKVQWQNVDTVGDQSSYITSITTHLKTNVPIIRENLSHSRKYFTQFCIKFANSFIPKFIQSIYKCKPINTEGAEQLLLDTHMLKTVLLNLPSIASQINRTAPAAYVKVVTKGMTRAEMILKVVMTPIEPAKNFVEQYKKLLPDSQLTEFHKVLEMKSVKRQDQTVLSDIFKSNK